DNA from Papio anubis isolate 15944 chromosome 1, Panubis1.0, whole genome shotgun sequence:
ttgagtttatttatatattgggTTTATTATCAATATATTGCTGACTGACATTTAGGAGCTCATGGGCCATCAATCAACTTCCAGTTCTTAGGGTAGATTAAGCAGTAAATTAGGACTAAAGCTTCTTCCTGATTCTTCTTCCTTGaaccagaaatatttaaaagaaaaacacttaaaCATCCACTTTTAGGAAAgcctttttctgaatttattagaGCCTGCTGATAAGGAACAAAAGGATAATAGTTCACTTATTTACTGGGTATTGGGTAGAagaagtgaaacaaacaaacttgaTGTTTgacctaaaatttttaaataaagcttgCATATCAAGTCTTGGATTGATCATACATTTTATATTGCTCAGCATAATCCAATACCACCTGAAAAAACAAAGTACTCACCTGCCTGAGTCATTTCCTTTCATAAAATCCAACTTTATATAGATGTTGGGGCCATAATTTTGTTTTGGGGTATTCTGTTCATTCAGAGTGTCTTAATAAAACTATTGATGAACTATTGTTATCTTAGACATTACCCAATATGAACTGTTCCCAGAAGATTTCATTTCCAAATGAGttctaaatgaagaaaaatggcttttacaattatgaatataaaaatctCAAGTTAGTTAAGTGGTACATTCATTGAATTTAGTGTAATTCAAACTTTAAAACTGGTTGTTCAGTAAGTACTGATTTGTATAGAAAACTTCTATATTTCCAGGTTTCCCCTTTAATAGGaaagtcttatttaagaaactATCTCTAGGATAAAGTGTTTTCATACATTGGTCTTCTGATACATCAGTGTAAACTGCCAcggcaaaggaaataaaagagctATTGGTCATGTGATGGTCTCTTAGGATCACTTTGGTTTTGACCAGCCAGTAGGAGACAAGAgtctctctgccgcccaggctggagtacagtggcatgatcttggctcactacagcctccacctcccggttcaagcgattctcctgtctcagcctcctgagtagctgagattacaggcatcgccaccatgcatggctaatttttgtatatttagtagagatggggtttcagcttgttggccaagctggtcttgaactcctgatctcaagtgatcctgctgcctcggcctcccaaagtgctgggattacaggcatgagacactgtgccctgCCGATGCCAGTTTTAACTGAGGGATGTTAGTGAAGCAGCTTGAGGTTAACTGACTATAATATTACTGACTCATTAGCATGGATTTTGGTTGGTATTGACTTGGAGAAGAGTCTAGTTATTTGAAACTGAAGGGGAAAAAGGTAATTTGAACTCTGAGTAGGACTTGTTAAAtctatattttttctgtgtttttataggatttttttaaaaggcttttaaaagTAATACGTAGTTGGTTCATATTTGAGTGACATCATGGAATAAATTGGATTCTTCtaattacagtattttttaaaatatggtttttttgtttgttttttgagatggagttttgctcttttcgcccaggctggagtacaatggtgtgatctcagctcgctgcaacctccgccttctgggttcaagcacttctcctgcctaagcctcccgagtcgctaggattacaggcgcccaccagcacaccggcctaatatttgtattcttagcagagatggggtttcaccatgttggccaggctggtctcaaactcctgacctcaggtgatctgcctgcctcagcctcccaaagtgctgggattacaggcatgagccaccgcccccagcctaaaaatatgttttattttctctcaagaGAAGCAAGATAAAGTCAAATAAGGCTGACACAGTTTTCATGAGATTCTAGAGAAATTTTGTCTATATAACTGCTAATATTACTAAGAATGAAGTTTGttagtattagtattagtattttattaaacTATTGGTTACAGcaatactttttaaacaaaattaattgaAGAGTATCAGATTTTGATGGATTGTATCAGGTGTACTAACCTTTTTCTAATGTTAGTACTATAAATTTTCTGTGCTACAGTAAAGCACTAAATTGTAATATCCAAAATAAACTGACTTTAATTAGATATTATATTCATACATCGAgttaatttcatgttttattattttgaactgGCCATTCGCCCATTGATAAGAAAACCCTGTCTTCCAAGAGTAAGTTACTCCAGAACCAGATAATAGAGAGAAAGGATACTAATTTTAATACATGTTAAAGTGGCttcaagtgaattttttttaaggtgcAATATTACATTCAGAGACAATAGGTCTTTCAGACtatatttcttttaatgaaataatgtcaaAGGAAAAGAACACAATATTCATTGTTTTAAGGGAAAAGGGCATTTGTTGACatagataatagaaaaaagaTTCATTTGGCTTATCAATGTAGTCAAAAGTTGTAGCCTCTGTTTTGTTTGGCTTAAAGCTAATTCCTATGTgatacatatttcttttaatcAAATTCAGTGTTGTAAATCCTGATttgtggggctgggcatggtggctcacgcctataattccagcattgaGAAgcatggcgggtggatcacttgaggtcaggagttcgagatcagcctgaccgacacggtgaaaccctgtctctactaaaaaatacaagaattagccgggcatggtggcatgcgcctgtaatcccagctactcgggaggttaaggcaggagaatcacttgaaactgggagacagaagttgcagggagccgagatcatgccactgtacttcagcctagataacagagcgagactccgtctcaaacaaacaaacacaaaaaaacctgAGTTGTATATAATATCcttagaaaggaaaaatcaaatcTCAGTGGCCCTCcagagtttatttaaaatagatatgTGAAtcaccacattttttaaaaagctgtatgcattagattttttgtttatattaaatacattcagaATGCCTACAGaaataaatctagaaaatacCAATTCAGATTAACCAAACGCAATGCCATATTACTTAGTTGCTCACAGTGTACATTTTACTAACCAGTACAGGGTTGGTTCTTTGAGCTCAGTTTACTTTCACCAGCTAATCCACCCTGTCCCTTGTGTTGATTCAGGtctttcacctcttttttttctattcaaaacAATATAATAGCTCCCTATGAGTCATTTGGGTTTTACATAGATGTATATTAAATCTGTCTTGAGGATTACAGTAATGCTACCTGGTGCTAAATTAatcataaacaaaaatacaaactggCTACTGGGATTGTGTCGCTGATCTTGGCTGTAGTTTGTTCAGCGTTGGAGCTCTGAAACCTGATTGCTGGAGTTTGAATCCTCTCTCCACTACTTAGATGCATCACATTGCGACAGAAATCTTTTGGCCTTTGTGTATTTCATCTCCcacctcatagggttattgtgtgagaatgaaatgaaataatacatgtaaaacacttaggaatGGGTCTGGCAAATAGTAAATACACAAATGTTAGCAGGCGTATGTATGCATCACATTATAAATGGTAAATCCAGTTGAATCACAATGTGTGTTGTTTTTAGgttatcattaaaatgaaaacacaaaagttgAAAGCTGTTATAAGGAACTTGCAAAAGCCTGAAATTATTGACTGTTGGAGACTATACATGACTGTAGAGACTATATAGACCACAGATCAGCAGACTATAACCAGTTATAACTTGattctataaataaaactttattagaacacagccatacccattcatttatgtattgcttGTGGCTATTTTTGCATTACAGTGGCAAGTTGAGTAATTGTGGGAGACCcaatggcctgcaaagcctagaGTATTTACTAGCAGGCCAGTTACATAAAAGTGTGCCTACTCCTGCTGTAGGCTCTAGAAGCTCTGTATGACTGTTGAGAATATTTCAATCCCTAGGTGCCTCTAGATCTCGATTTGACAAATGATTGCCTGTGGCCTTCATAAGAAGGGTGCAAATCTCAATTATCtgtgatgtttaaaaaataaaaccagatacCTTGGCTCTATGTCACACCAACTAATTTAAAATCTTTGGGAATTGGGTTTTAAAAGGAcaagtataatttataaaaattcccAAAGAATGCTGATGCTTATCCTTGCTGACTACTGAAAAATTTTCATACTAGTAATATAGTTTAATGCTCTTAAAAAAGGAAAGCCTAAGAAATTGCTTCAGAGTGAAGTAATGATGGGCCCTTTTAAACCCATGAGACTGCAATTTGAATGCGAATGTAGTTTCTGCTTCACTGGGTTAAGAGATTAGTGTGGCCTAAATAAATGCATGGTGTTGGTTAAACTTTCACATATATTACTAATCCTGAAACTACCTGTCTGTCTTTCTAACTGCCTCTTATATGATGGCAGTCACTGGTTAGAACACATGGTGAATAGAagatttcatgtttctttttttacttagAGATTAGTGGGCGAAGAGGGGACTGAGAAAGTTCTTTCTGTATCTGCTGTAGGAAAACTGGTTCTAGAAAAGGGGTAGGAGTGGGCCAGCAGATAGGGATTTAAACAGAACTTTTCCATAattatacagtaaaaatataaaagtactgGGATCTTTCATTGCTCATCAGCTTATTCTATCTTGGAAGTAATTCctatgtttaataaaataacttataTAAGAAGAGGCCTAAAATGAATCaatatttaaaactgtaataTCTTGGATAGGAAAATTAGCTTTGAAACATTTTGtaatcattattaatttttgtcaAATTTAGAATGAATTGTCTGTTATAGAAAACGAGGTCACTGTGGTTAAGattgactattttcttttttctttctctaaaaaatgAAGGCATTTCAGTAGAACCATGGAGGAGCTGGTTCACGACCTTGTCTCAGCATTGGAAGAGAGCTCAGAGCAAGCTCGCGGTGGATTTGCTGAAACAGGAGACCATTCTCGAAGTATATCTTGCCCTCTGAAACGCCAGGcgaggaaaaggagagggagaaaacgGAGGTCCTATAATGTGCATCACCCGTGGGAGACTGGTCACTGCTTAAGTGAAGGCTCTGATTCTAGTTTAGAAGAACCAAGCAAGGACTACAGAGAGaatcacaataataataaaaaagatcacAGTGACTCTGATGACCAAATGTTAGTAGCAAAGCGCAGGCCATCATCAAACTTAAATAATAATGTTCGAGGGAAAAGACCTCTGTGGCATGAGTCTGATTTTGCTGTGGACAATGTTGGCAATAGAACTCTGCGCAGGAGGAGAAAGGTAAAACGCATGGCAGTAGATCTCCCACAGGACATCTCTAACAAACGGACAATGACCCAGCCACCTGAGGGTTGTAGAGATCAGGACATGGACAGTGATAGAGCCTGCCAGTATCAAGAATTTACCAAGATcaaagtcaaaaaaagaaagttgaaaataatCAGACAAGGACCAAAAATCCAAGATGAAGGAGTAGTTTTAGAAAGTGAGGAAACGAACCAGACCAATAAGGACAAAATGGAATGTGAAGAGCAAAAAGTCTCAGATGAGCTCATGAGTGAAAGGTGACTTTTATGttctctaaatataaaaatatttgtctcCAGTGTTTGTGgttgaatgttttatattttaattaattctattttaaaataattataaattgtaaTAATGATAGTGATATTACTGTTAACTATGGTTATATTTCCTTATAATTTATGATGTTTAGCACAAAGCAAAATTGCTTATTTGATTTATACAAAGTCTTTTGATTATATTATAATGACTCAGTTTTCAGCtacaaggagaaaaggaaatggattttCAGTGGAAAAGAATGTGCTTTTGAATAACAGCAACTCAGAATtggatatataattatttatatgtttaattaTAGACCTTTAGCTTTTGGTACTTTTTAGAGTGTCACAATTCATTAATCTATTCTGATTCTTGAAAATCAAAAGTTTATACCACTTCAACGTGTGTGGCTTGACATAAAAAATCTGTAACTTTCTAGGAATTCTGATCACTTATGAATTATAAAACCTAATTTATAGGCTAGAAACACCTGGTTTTGTCattagaaaaataggaaaaacaatggTCCTGTGGCAGTTAGTCTAATCTGTCTATTCTAGGAAGCAGGTATACTATAATGATAATTGTTAAGTACTATTTTGACAGCATCAAAAGGTaagtgatcatttttcttttatactgaAGTTATGAAGTGATATTACTTGCAAGAAATGAGAATGTGTTAACACTTTATCCTTTTAGGCATGGGTCTGCAAAACCaaatgcagaactatgagccagaAAAAAACAGTCTGTAAAAATGGTCTGAGAAAgagtatttgatttttaatttgtaggactggtttcttttttttttttttttttttttttttttgagatagagactcactctgtttcccaggctggagtgcaagggtgcgatctcagctcattgcaacctccacttcctgggttcaggtgattctcctgcctcagcctccagagtagctgggattacaacaccatgcctggctacttgtttttgtatttttagtagagacggcttttcaccatgttggccaggctggtcttgaactcctgacctcaagtgattcacctgccttggcctcccaagggctGGGATCATTTTAATCATGTGAATTGTGGTGAGCTCTCAatcttttatttggtttttatttttttgttttttgtttttgttttttgcttgtaaatgtGAGTGGGACGTGGTAAAAGTTTATGGAATTATCCTTTTATTAGACATAGTGTGCTAgtcatataatttttctaaagaagtaaaaattacttacataaaaaaaatgtggctgagcatggtggctcattcctttaatcccagcactttggtaagctgaggctggtggatcacctgaggtcaggagtttgagaccagccagaccaatatggtgaaaccccatctctactaaagatacaaaaattagctgagtgtagtgatgtgcgccagtagtcccagctactcaggaggctgaggcaggagaatcacttgaacctgggaggtggaggttatagtgagccaagatcacgccgctgcaacagagcaagactccatctcaaataaataaataaataagtttccaGAGGGCTTTGAAAAGTTTATGGTATCTGTTTTTCTTGCaagaaaattgtcatttttatatGGAAATAAGTATTATTTGTATTGGGCCATTGTGACTTAAGATCACTCAACCTTACTTGAAAGTACTTGTCTGACTCAATTACCGGGAGGGACAGTACATGGCAGAAGATATAACATACTCAATTCTGGATTATTCACAATTAGATTACCAGCTTTTTGGATTCATTGTgcaacccccccccccacctttttaaaaatttctggctTTTATTGATCTGCTTTTTTATAGGACATGTAACTGGCAATGGAAATGAGATCAAACtcccatttttcatttcttttcattgtaaaaaGTATTTGAGTATCCACTAGGCATGATAAGGCTACCTAGCAGTCCACAAACAGCCCAGGTACACATTTTCAGAGTATGTTTTTTACTCTTGAatcaatgttaaaaaatatattttctctgatgtaaaacttatttataaactattttctGTTGTCACTTAAAAGTTAGGTGCAAATTCCTTCTGTGCAAAGATTGCTAAATATTTAAGGTATTTTGGTAACAAGTGTAAGTGTTTTCAAGATTACTTCCAAAGCTTTCCTACTACAAAAAGCTTTATATTTCATTGGGGTTGATTTATAAATAAGAGAAACTTCactgtgtggagtgtgtgtgtgtgtgtgtgtgtgtgtgtgtgtgtgtgtcagattTAACAAACATTTGATGATTAACTACTATTTACTTTTCACTGGTGGCACCTGGACTAATAATGGAGACTCTGTTCTCAACAGCTGCATAGTCTGGAATAgccagacaagcaaatgatgaaaatgaaatgtGCTGAGTGGAAAGTATTAGTGAAAGAAGACTTCCTAAGGGAGCTGTGCTTTAAAGCAAGTACTAAGACTTGTTCAGGAATTGAGGGAGTCAAGAGAGGGAAATGGCATCCATAGGTAGAGAGCGAATAGCTTGTGCAAAGGCATGAATTGTGAAATGAAAGTGGTGTATTTGGGGAAGTATACATACTTCGTTTTTACCAGAAATAAAATGGGATCAGAATTATGGCAAAAAGATTTCTCAGAGGTCTATGTGCTACAGTAAATAGTTTGGATTTTATCATCTTATAGTCAATGGGATCAGTGAAGAATTTTTAACAGTGAAGAAACTCAagttgatttacattttttcaagACAGTGTGATCTTTACAGCTGTATTTTATCTTTGACCTCCAGTCCATGCTTAAGTGGGAGGTGAATTATGATATGATAGCAGAGAGAACTAAGTATTTGAGAGTATTTGAGACCAATTTTAAGAGTTAGAATCGACGGGAGGCTGACTGACTGTATTTGGGAGGATGAATGAGAAAGAGGACTCTACAGAAAATATAGGAATTGAACAAATTGGGGCAAGTGATTGGTATTAGTGGACATATATTTGTTCATCTAGCATATATGGAATATATTCTCATCCAAATACCATGTTATAAAATTCACTCCAAAAAGGTGAATCTCCTAGGAAAGGGTGTCGTTGGAGATAAGCCGTAATGACTGTCAACTGCTGAAAGTAAAAGGCTTGCTTCTATTTAAGTTCTTGTTCCGATTTATTGAACATAGAAATACATATGTAATGTACACGGAGCGACTCTGGATACCAATGAGGTGAAATGTTAATAAAGAAACATGTTGTATACATACATGCCAACATACCTCAAAGTAGGACAAGCATCATTAAGGACTAAGAGCTGGAAGAGAGGGAATCCTGATTTCTTTATATCTTCAAGAGCTTGGACAGGTGGAGAGGGAAGAGAGTGGAGATAGGCATACCACTGtgaaaagaacataaacaaaagGACCAGAGATGGGAATAAGAAGATTTAGATGGAGGCCCATCCATAGAAAGTCTTGaaatctaaatctaaatttaattcaacaagtattgaagtaattttagat
Protein-coding regions in this window:
- the GPATCH2 gene encoding G patch domain-containing protein 2 isoform X2, coding for MFGAAGRQPIGAPAAGNSWHFSRTMEELVHDLVSALEESSEQARGGFAETGDHSRSISCPLKRQARKRRGRKRRSYNVHHPWETGHCLSEGSDSSLEEPSKDYRENHNNNKKDHSDSDDQMLVAKRRPSSNLNNNVRGKRPLWHESDFAVDNVGNRTLRRRRKVKRMAVDLPQDISNKRTMTQPPEGCRDQDMDSDRACQYQEFTKIKVKKRKLKIIRQGPKIQDEGVVLESEETNQTNKDKMECEEQKVSDELMSESDSSSLSSTDAGLFTNDEGRQGDDEQSDWFYEKESGGACGITGVVPWWEKEDPTELDKNLPDPVFESILTGSFPLMSHSSRRGFQARLSRLHGMSSKNIKKSGGTPTSMVPTPGPVGNKRMVHFSPDSHHHDHWFSPGARTEHDQHQLLRDNRAERGHKKNCSVKTASRQTSMHLGSLCTGDIKRRRKAAPLPGPTTADSNISLFVNHFLLRGE
- the GPATCH2 gene encoding G patch domain-containing protein 2 isoform X3 codes for the protein MFGAAGRQPIGAPAAGNSWHFSRTMEELVHDLVSALEESSEQARGGFAETGDHSRSISCPLKRQARKRRGRKRRSYNVHHPWETGHCLSEGSDSSLEEPSKDYRENHNNNKKDHSDSDDQMLVAKRRPSSNLNNNVRGKRPLWHESDFAVDNVGNRTLRRRRKVKRMAVDLPQDISNKRTMTQPPEGCRDQDMDSDRACQYQEFTKIKVKKRKLKIIRQGPKIQDEGVVLESEETNQTNKDKMECEEQKVSDELMSESDSSSLSSTDAGLFTNDEGRQGDDEQSDWFYEKESGGACGITGVVPWWEKEDPTELDKNLPDPVFESILTGSFPLMSHSSRRGFQARLSRLHGMSSKNIKKSGGTPTSMVPTPGPVGNKRMVHFSPDSHHHDHWFSPGARTEHDQHQLLRDNRAERGHKKNCSVKTASRICR
- the GPATCH2 gene encoding G patch domain-containing protein 2 isoform X4; the encoded protein is MFGAAGRQPIGAPAAGNSWHFSRTMEELVHDLVSALEESSEQARGGFAETGDHSRSISCPLKRQARKRRGRKRRSYNVHHPWETGHCLSEGSDSSLEEPSKDYRENHNNNKKDHSDSDDQMLVAKRRPSSNLNNNVRGKRPLWHESDFAVDNVGNRTLRRRRKVKRMAVDLPQDISNKRTMTQPPEGCRDQDMDSDRACQYQEFTKIKVKKRKLKIIRQGPKIQDEGVVLESEETNQTNKDKMECEEQKVSDELMSESDSSSLSSTDAGLFTNDEGRQGDDEQSDWFYEKESGGACGITGVVPWWEKEDPTELDKNLPDPVFESILTGSFPLMSHSSRRGFQARLSRLHGMSSKNIKKSGGTPTSMATNWTSEIPL